In one Stegostoma tigrinum isolate sSteTig4 chromosome 28, sSteTig4.hap1, whole genome shotgun sequence genomic region, the following are encoded:
- the LOC125466776 gene encoding sphingosine-1-phosphate phosphatase 2-like isoform X1, which translates to MADLLDRLRGPELVAQFQKLCGLSLLSEEKSAGQHFAEATRQEQPDCTARFHAAAWTGHHVDAANNGTVPGTPVPQKKYKIENYFLYYLFLFAATLGQEVFYITFLPFCFWNIDPYVARRVINIWAVVMYIGQASKDVLKWPRPPSPPVVKLEVRVDAEYGMPSTHAMAATAIPFTFLLATMDRYKYPFELGLLLALAICTLVSLSRIYTGMHTVLDVLCGIAITAVLVAFSYPFWDALENFQMRHRFAPILALSLSFLVSIYYPELDHWSTARGDTTNIVSAGGGAALATWINHQWSLLPETSAAPPYGIPALSAPLICRMGARFAIGIVIVFIARHLIKSVALTLVCRLAGVSPTDRESRKLLRVEVPYKYITYSCLGVVGLTVCPAVHRYLAL; encoded by the exons ATGGCTGATTTGCTGGATAGACTGCGGGGGCCCGAGCTGGTAGCTCAGTTTCAGAAGCTGTGTGGACTCAGCCTACTTTCCGAAGAGAAGTCAGCTGGCCAGCACTTTGCAGAAGCTACCAGACAGGAACAGCCTGATTGCACAGCCCGATTCCACGCTGCCGCATGGACCGGGCACCATGTCGACGCTGCAAACAACGGCACGGTCCCCGGGACTCCG GTTCCTCAGAAGAAATACAAGATTGAGAATTACTTCCTCTATTACCTATTTCTGTTTGCTGCCACCTTGGGCCAGGAAGTTTTTTACATCACCttccttcctttttgcttctgGAATATTGATCCATACGTGGCTCGGAGGGTGATCAATATCTGGGCA GTTGTCATGTACATTGGCCAGGCTTCCAAAGATGTCTTAAAATGGCCGAGGCCTCCATCGCCTCCAGTGGTCAAGCTTGAAGTACGGGTGGATGCAGAGTATGGGATGCCCTCCACTCATGCCATGGCTGCCACTGCAATCCCCTTCACCTTCCTTCTGGCTACAATGGATAGGTACAAG tatccTTTTGAGCTGGGACTTCTGCTAGCTTTGGCTATTTGTACCTTGGTCTCCCTTAGCCGTATTTACACAGGAATGCACACGGTTTTG GATGTGCTGTGTGGAATTGCAATCACTGCGGTGCTGGTGGCCTTTTCCTACCCTTTCTGGGATGCTCTGGAAAACTTCCAGATGAGGCACAGATTCGCCCCGATACTGGCGCTGTCGCTGTCCTTCCTGGTGTCTATCTATTACCCTGAGCTGGATCACTGGAGCACAGCCCGGGGAGACACCACCAACATTGTGAGCGCGGGCGGCGGCGCGGCCTTGGCCACCTGGATCAATCACCAGTGGAGCCTCCTTCCAGAAACTTCGGCCGCCCCACCCTACGGCATTCCCGCGCTGTCTGCGCCATTGATCTGCAGGATGGGCGCCCGATTCGCCATCGGCATCGTCATCGTGTTCATCGCTCGGCACCTGATCAAGTCAGTCGCCCTGACTCTGGTCTGCAGATTGGCCGGAGTCTCCCCCACGGACCGGGAGTCTCGGAAACTGCTGAGGGTCGAGGTCCCCTACAAGTACATCACCTACAGCTGCTTGGGGGTGGTGGGACTCACTGTGTGCCCCGCAGTACACCGCTACTTAGCGCTTTGA
- the LOC125466776 gene encoding sphingosine-1-phosphate phosphatase 2-like isoform X2 — protein MADLLDRLRGPELVAQFQKLCGLSLLSEEKSAGQHFAEATRQEQPDCTARFHAAAWTGHHVDAANNGTVPGTPVVMYIGQASKDVLKWPRPPSPPVVKLEVRVDAEYGMPSTHAMAATAIPFTFLLATMDRYKYPFELGLLLALAICTLVSLSRIYTGMHTVLDVLCGIAITAVLVAFSYPFWDALENFQMRHRFAPILALSLSFLVSIYYPELDHWSTARGDTTNIVSAGGGAALATWINHQWSLLPETSAAPPYGIPALSAPLICRMGARFAIGIVIVFIARHLIKSVALTLVCRLAGVSPTDRESRKLLRVEVPYKYITYSCLGVVGLTVCPAVHRYLAL, from the exons ATGGCTGATTTGCTGGATAGACTGCGGGGGCCCGAGCTGGTAGCTCAGTTTCAGAAGCTGTGTGGACTCAGCCTACTTTCCGAAGAGAAGTCAGCTGGCCAGCACTTTGCAGAAGCTACCAGACAGGAACAGCCTGATTGCACAGCCCGATTCCACGCTGCCGCATGGACCGGGCACCATGTCGACGCTGCAAACAACGGCACGGTCCCCGGGACTCCG GTTGTCATGTACATTGGCCAGGCTTCCAAAGATGTCTTAAAATGGCCGAGGCCTCCATCGCCTCCAGTGGTCAAGCTTGAAGTACGGGTGGATGCAGAGTATGGGATGCCCTCCACTCATGCCATGGCTGCCACTGCAATCCCCTTCACCTTCCTTCTGGCTACAATGGATAGGTACAAG tatccTTTTGAGCTGGGACTTCTGCTAGCTTTGGCTATTTGTACCTTGGTCTCCCTTAGCCGTATTTACACAGGAATGCACACGGTTTTG GATGTGCTGTGTGGAATTGCAATCACTGCGGTGCTGGTGGCCTTTTCCTACCCTTTCTGGGATGCTCTGGAAAACTTCCAGATGAGGCACAGATTCGCCCCGATACTGGCGCTGTCGCTGTCCTTCCTGGTGTCTATCTATTACCCTGAGCTGGATCACTGGAGCACAGCCCGGGGAGACACCACCAACATTGTGAGCGCGGGCGGCGGCGCGGCCTTGGCCACCTGGATCAATCACCAGTGGAGCCTCCTTCCAGAAACTTCGGCCGCCCCACCCTACGGCATTCCCGCGCTGTCTGCGCCATTGATCTGCAGGATGGGCGCCCGATTCGCCATCGGCATCGTCATCGTGTTCATCGCTCGGCACCTGATCAAGTCAGTCGCCCTGACTCTGGTCTGCAGATTGGCCGGAGTCTCCCCCACGGACCGGGAGTCTCGGAAACTGCTGAGGGTCGAGGTCCCCTACAAGTACATCACCTACAGCTGCTTGGGGGTGGTGGGACTCACTGTGTGCCCCGCAGTACACCGCTACTTAGCGCTTTGA